Proteins from a genomic interval of Toxotes jaculatrix isolate fToxJac2 chromosome 5, fToxJac2.pri, whole genome shotgun sequence:
- the dhtkd1 gene encoding probable 2-oxoglutarate dehydrogenase E1 component DHKTD1, mitochondrial, which produces MSTVLFLKTSLSRLPPSVARQVVGCCYHTEKGVYGYRPKQTERDHKLQSDRIAALNQDHALARLVEAYRAHGHKAAKINPLLPQKPVVDSVPEINMLTGTIRGQLNTSGLQHFGKAEASVEEVQAYLEEAYCGQLSVETSQLSSLEEREWFADRFEELKRKSFSPEERKHLAKVMLESQEFDHFLATKFATVKRYGGEGAESMMGFFYELFHQSALSGVTDVVIGMPHRGRLNLLTGLLKFPPELMFRKMRGLSEFPDTSPSIGDVLSHLTSSVELDFGAGHPLHVTMLPNPSHLEAINPVAQGKTRARQQLRKEGDYSPEDNAQPGDQVICLQVHGDGSFTGQGIVPETLTLSNLPHYRVGGSIHLIVNNQVGYTTPSERGRSSLYCSDVGKMVNCAVIHVNGDNAEEVLRATRLAVDYQRCFRKDVILDLICYRQWGHNELDEPFFTNPAMYKIIRSRKSVPDSYSDQLISEGLMTDAERDEIKSKYYGMLNDKLANMTLYSPPPTNLQGRWGDLVEPQARVTTWDTGVPIPLLQFVGAKSVDIPEQIQVHSHLGKTHVQARLQKLEEGTKLDWSTAEALAFGSLLCQGFNIRISGQDVGRGTFSQRHAMVVCQDTNDMYIPLNQISPQQTGFLEVCNSPLSEEAVLGFEYGMSIAQPKLLPIWEAQFGDFFNGAQIIFDTFISGGEAKWLLQCGMVILLPHGYDGAGPEHSSCRMERFLQMCDSKVEGVDGDNVNMAVVNPTTSAQYFHLLRRQMIRNFRKPLIVVGPKTLLRFSGAVSSLTEMAPGTSFRPVLGDTSVSAESVHKVVLCSGKHYYALLKQREASAANQNTALIRVEELCPFPLVALQQELKKYPNAKEFIWSQEEPQNMGPWSFVAPRFEKQLACKLRLVSRPALPAPAVGIGTLHHQQQEAILTATFS; this is translated from the exons ATGTCGACCGTACTTTTCCTCAAAACCTCGCTCAGCAGACTGCCGCCGAGCGTCGCCCGGCAGGTTGTCGGCTGCTGTTATCACACCGAGAAAGGTGTATACGGCTACCGACCCAAACAGACCGAGAGGGACCACAAGTTGCAGAGCGATCGCATCGCGGCACTAAATCAAG ATCATGCTCTTGCCCGTCTGGTGGAGGCATACAGAGCACATGGACATAAGGCTGCTAAAATTAACCCCTTACTGCCCCAAAAGCCTGTGGTTGACAGTGTCCCGGAGATAAACATGCTTACTGGCACCATAAGAGGACAACTCAACACCTCAG GTCTACAGCACTTTGGAAAGGCGGAGGCTTCAGTAGAAGAGGTTCAGGCCTACTTGGAAGAAGCCTACTGTGGCCAGCTGTCAGTGGAGACCAGCCAGCTGAGCAGcctggaggagagggagtgGTTTGCTGACCGCTTTGAGGAGCTCAAGAGGAAAAGTTTCTCCCCTGAGGAGAGGAAGCATCTGGCCAAGGTCATGTTGGAGTCTCAG GAGTTTGACCACTTCCTGGCCACCAAGTTTGCTACTGTGAAACGTTACGGAGGCGAAGGAGCAGAGAGCATGATGGGCTTTTTCTACGAGCTTTTCCACCAGTCGGCCCTCAGCGGAGTCACCGACGTTGTCATTGGCATGCCCCACAGAGGCCGACTGAACCTCCTGACAGGCCTGCTGAAGTTCCCACCAGAG CTCATGTTCCGAAAGATGCGTGGCCTCAGTGAGTTCCCTGACACTTCACCCTCCATCGGTGATGTCCTCTCCCACCTCACCTCCTCAGTGGAGTTGGATTTCGGAGCCGGACACCCTCTTCATGTGACCATGCTGCCTAACCCATCTCACCTTGAGGCCATCAACCCGGTGGCTCAGGGCAAAACCCGAGCCAGGCAGCAGCTCAGGAAAGAAGGGGACTATTCGCCCGAAGACAATGCCCAGCCAGGGGACCAAGTCATCTGTCTGCAG GTCCATGGTGATGGCTCTTTCACAGGTCAAGGGATTGTTCCAGAAACTCTGACCCTCTCAAACCTTCCTCACTATAGAGTCGGAGGGAGCATCCACCTCATTGTGAACAACCAAGTGGGTTACACCACTCCATCGGAGAGAGGGAGATCCTCTTTGTACTGTAGTGATGTTG gtaagatggtgaactgtgctGTGATCCATGTAAATGGAGATAATGCAGAGGAGGTGCTGCGGGCCACTCGGCTGGCTGTAGACTACCAGCGGTGTTTCAGGAAAGATGTAATCCTGGATCTGATCTGCTACCGTCAGTGGGGCCACAACGAGCTGGATGAGCCTTTCTTCACCAACCCAGCCATGTACAAGATCATCCG CTCCCGTAAGAGTGTCCCAGACTCCTACTCAGACCAACTGATCTCTGAGGGTCTGATGACTGACGCTGAGCGTGACGAGATCAAATCCAAATACTACGGCATGCTCAACGACAAGTTGGCCAACATGACGCTGTACAGCCCACCACCCACCAACCTGCAGGGCCGCTGGGGAGACCTGGTCGAACCCCAGGCCAGGGTCACTACCTGGGACACAGGTGTCCCCattcctctgctgcagtttgtagGAGCAAAATCTGTGGACATCCCTGAACAAATCCAGGTGCACAGTCACCTTGGAAAGACCCACGTGCAG GCTCGGTTGCAGAAGTTGGAAGAGGGCAccaaactggactggtccacAGCAGAGGCTCTTGCTTTCGGGTCTCTACTCTGTCAAG GCTTTAATATTCGAATCAGCGGTCAGGATGTTGGAAGAGGCACGTTTAGTCAACGCCATGCCATGGTGGTGTGTCAAGACACCAATGACATGTACATCCCTCTAAACCAAATCAGCCCTCAGCAGACAGGTTTCCTGGAG gtgtgtaACAGCCCCCTGTCTGAGGAGGCGGTGCTTGGATTTGAATATGGTATGAGCATCGCACAGCCGAAGCTGCTTCCTATCTGGGAGGCTCAGTTTGGGGATTTCTTCAACGGAGCGCAGATCATCTTTGATACCTTCATCTCTGGAG GTGAAGCCAAATGGCTGCTACAGTGTGGGATGGTGATCCTGCTGCCTCACGGGTACGATGGAGCCGGACCTGAACACTCTTCCTGCCGTATGGAGCGTTTCCTCCAG ATGTGTGACAGTAAAGTGGAGGGTGTGGACGGCGACAATGTGAATATGGCTGTGGTCAATCCCACCACTTCTGCTCAGTATTTCCACCTGCTGAGGCGACAGATGATCCGAAACTTCCGCAAACCTCTCATTGTGGTTGGACCCAAGACACTGCTCAGATTTTCT GGGGCAGTGTCCAGTCTGACTGAAATGGCACCAGGAACGTCTTTCAGACCAGTGTTAGGTGACACTTCAGTCTCAGCAGAAAG TGTCCATAAGGTGGTGCTGTGCTCAGGGAAACATTACTATGCCCTGCTGAAACAGAGGGAGGCCTCAGCAGCAAACCAGAACACAGCGCTCATCCGTGTGGAGGAGCTGTGTCCGTTCCCACTGGtggctctgcagcaggagctcaaAAAGTATCCCAATGCCAAAG agtttatttggagtCAGGAGGAGCCTCAGAACATGGGCCCCTGGTCTTTTGTAGCTCCCAGGTTTGAGAAGCAGCTGGCCTGCAAG CTCCGGTTAGTGAGCCGACCTGCTCTGCCTGCCCCCGCTGTCGGAATAGGCACCCTCCACCACCAGCAACAAGAGGCCATCCTCACAGCTACCTTCTCCTAA